A DNA window from Acomys russatus chromosome 7, mAcoRus1.1, whole genome shotgun sequence contains the following coding sequences:
- the Tmem126b gene encoding complex I assembly factor TMEM126B, mitochondrial, giving the protein MAAPGRQIRSESREAGVLQEGDREAPQNMKMAVYKHGPLVPSLGDIKFRRPVIIEIIEKKFEYYRKDKTLNIHGTLVFGTSSSLSGVLANFIFRNSFKVQCEALRTYASLTTLPFLATIITYKLFVTDALRSGNISKENCILRSSLIGVACGVSYPSALAFYKNGRLAVKYHTIPLPPKGRVILHWLLLCQTGMKAMAIPLLFQIVCGVFHGLNHYAMCERRRQAKTVPED; this is encoded by the exons ATGGCGGCGCCTGGGCGACAAATTCGGTCTGAATCGAGGGAGGCTGGTGTGCTGCAAGAGGGAGATAGAGAAGCACCCCAG aacatGAAGATGGCAGTTTATAAACATGGTCCGCTGGTTCCCTCTCTAGGAGATATAAAGTTCAGAAGACCAGTGATCATTGAAATCATAGAAAAGAAGTTTGAATATTACAGAAAAGACAA GACTTTAAATATACATGGAACTTTAGTTTTTGGAACAAGTAGTAGTTTGTCTGGAGTACTGGCAAACTTCATTTTCAGAAACAGTTTCAAGGTCCAGTGTGAAGCTTTGAGGACCTATGCATCCTTGACTACACTTCCATTTCTGGCTACCATCATTACTTACAAGCTCTTTGTAACTGATGCTTTGCGTTCAG GTAACATAAGCAAGGAGAACTGCATTCTGAGAAGTTCACTGATTGGTGTAGCATGTGGTGTTTCATATCCGAGTGCTTTGGCTTTTTATAAAAATGGGCGTTTGGCAGTGAA gtATCATACTATTCCGCTGCCACCAAAAGGAAGAGTTATACTCCACTGGTTACTCCTTTGTCAAACTGGAATGAAAGCAATGGCCattcctctgctcttccagatagTGTGTGGGGTGTTTCATGGCTTAAACCACTATGCCATGTGTGAAAGAAGACGGCAGGCAAAAACTGTGCCTGAAGACTAA